The following proteins are co-located in the Branchiostoma lanceolatum isolate klBraLanc5 chromosome 16, klBraLanc5.hap2, whole genome shotgun sequence genome:
- the LOC136421859 gene encoding uncharacterized protein, translating into MFDRARAQVQRSQEVTFQRSKMSQIRKLEKLQSTKPGGPQLHRDKDNIDLSGTQLKKWVRVLSKYKPTPSEMRVLGKGLNFAITPRSIPVKEIVTATEVAAQKLNQEEASLLRNEVVGILLNAKPPKPNLSKDERQAIKSLKENKDIVIIPADKGKAVVVMDKTEYVEQCEKLLDDKDTYKVIGPTNPTRKLKRRLQKKLREIKKAGHLDQKVYDIVYPTSDATPRFYATPKIHKDPLKMRPIVSGINSITYHLARHLADLLKPLVGQTAEHIKNSKDLVTKIRGIKLEEGEVLTSFDVTALFTSVPGEEVVQMATRRAEADPTWKDRTLLTPKEFGELLFLVVSTTYFQYNGAIYEQTYGMAMGSPLSPVLANLFMEEFEQKALDTAPHRPKFWGRYVDDTGVVNQREHEQELFEHINKQHDSIKFTIEKEKDGRLPMLDVMMMRNPDNSITTDVYRKETHTDQYLQWSSNHPVHQKLGIVRTLMHRADTLIEDPTLRAVEKERVREALRHCGYPEWALKEGDNNARKKVTTDHNPQNKERRAKSFAVLPYIKGVTERLKRVYAKHNVSLFSKPGYTLRNALVRPKDPLVPSERCGVIYKISCEQCGEAYVGETERSLGERTEEHQKSIDCSDGISALSQHELKTKHRVTNGPIQDIVEIVDLESRNAHRKIKEAVHIQLERAGMNRTGGWELPKSYLPLLRKEAGEARRSSQVSA; encoded by the coding sequence ATGTTTGATAGAGCCAGGGCGCAGGTGCAAAGGTCACAGGAAGTGACCTTTCAGCGCTCCAAAATGTCGCAGATAAGGAAACTGGAAAAACTACAATCCACGAAACCTGGTGGCCCACAACTTCATCGAGACAAGGATAACATTGACCTGTCcggcacccaactcaaaaaatggGTAAGAGTTTTGTCAAAATACAAACCCACTCCCAGTGAAATGCGTGTTTTAGGTAAAGGCCTGAACTTTGCCATCACCCCTAGGTCCATCCCAGTTAAGGAGATCGTCACAGCTACTGAGGTGGCCGCTCAAAAACTAAATCAGGAAGAAGCCTCACTACTGCGAAATGAGGTAGTAGGCATACTACTGAACGCCAAACCCCCAAAGCCCAACCTCTCTAAAGATGAAAGACAAGCCATCAAGTCCCTTAAAGAAAATAAGGACATAGTCATCATCCCAGCAGACAAGGGTAAGGCGGTAGTTGTCATGGATAAAACCGAGTATGTGGAACAGTGTGAAAAACTACTGGATGACAAGGACACATACAAGGTCATTGGCCCTACCAACCCCACCAGGAAACTTAAGCGCAGACTACAGAAGAAGCTAAGGGAGATTAAGAAAGCAGGGCACCTAGACCAGAAGGTGTATGACATTGTATACCCTACGTCAGACGCTACCCCTAGGTTCTACGCCACACCAAAAATCCACAAAGACCCACTCAAGATGAGACCCATCGTGTCAGGTATTAATTCAATTACATACCACCTAGCCAGACACCTGGCCGACTTGTTGAAGCCCCTTGTGGGACAAACTGCTGAACACATTAAGAATTCCAAAGATCTTGTTACCAAGATCCGAGGAATTAAGTTGGAAGAGGGGGAGGTACTTACCTCATTCGATGTTACGGCTCTCTTCACCAGCGTCCCGGGAGAGGAAGTCGTCCAGATGGCTACCAGGAGAGCAGAGGCTGACCCTACCTGGAAGGACCGTACCCTGCTGACCCCCAAGGAATTCGGGGAACTACTCTTTCTTGTGGTCAGCACAACATACTTTCAGTACAATGGCGCCATATATGAACAGACATACGGCATGGCGATGGGGTCACCATTGTCCCCAGTGCTAGCCAACTTGTTCATGGAGGAGTTTGAACAAAAAGCCCTCGACACTGCCCCCCATCGTCCCAAGTTTTGGGGTCGATATGTGGATGACACCGGAGTAGTGAACCAGCGCGAACATGAACAAGAactttttgaacacatcaacaaACAACATGACAGCATTAAGTTCACTATTGAGAAGGAAAAGGACGGTCGCCTCCCCATGTTGGACGTCATGATGATGCGGAACCCTGACAATTCCATCACTACAGATGTGTACCGTAAAGAGACTCATACTGACCAGTATTTACAGTGGTCCTCAAACCACCCGGTACATCAAAAACTGGGCATAGTGAGAACACTTATGCACAGGGCGGACACACTCATAGAAGACCCCACCCTGAGAGCAGTAGAGAAAGAAAGAGTTAGAGAAGCTCTCCGTCACTGTGGCTACCCAGAATGGGCGCTCAAAGAGGGGGACAACAACGCTAGGAAAAAGGTGACCACGGACCACAATCCCCAAAACAAGGAACGACGTGCCAAGAGTTTTGCTGTACTCCCCTACATCAAAGGTGTCACTGAGAGACTGAAACGTGTGTACGCAAAACACAACGTCAGCCTGTTTTCCAAACCTGGATATACACTACGTAATGCTCTGGTCAGACCGAAAGACCCTTTAGTTCCAAGTGAGAGGTGTGGCGtcatctacaaaatatcatgtGAACAGTGTGGTGAGGCATATGTGGGTGAAACAGAGAGGTCCCTAGGAGAACGGACTGAGGAACATCAAAAGTCCATAGACTGTAGTGACGGCATATCCGCACTCAGCCAGCAtgaactaaaaacaaaacacagggTCACCAACGGCCCAATCCAGGACATCGTAGAGATCGTAGATCTCGAGTCACGTAATGCTCACAGGAAGATcaaagaggcagtccacatccagttggaacgcgctgggatgaaccgtaccggaggttgggagctgcccaagtcctacctacccctgctccgcaaggaggcgggggaggcaagaagatcgtcacaagtctcggcctag